The Coffea arabica cultivar ET-39 chromosome 9c, Coffea Arabica ET-39 HiFi, whole genome shotgun sequence nucleotide sequence TGGCAATTGTTTGGTGTATCATATgtttgttttcttccttttggattactttgttttttctttggtGGTTTATCGGGGTTTCAGTTTCgcatcaaaggaaaaaaaattttgacagtcTTCCTTTTGGTTACTGCAGGCCCATTTCAACTGCTTCATCTAGCATGTTCTTCTGCTTACGCCTGCCTGTTGCTCCAGGTAATTTCCTTTCTACTTGGTTTCGCATCACCCTGTTGTGGTTTTTTTATATATTCTTATTCTTGTTGTTATGGCTTGCTTCTCTGTTCGCTCCAACCTCTCCCCCCTATCTCTCTTACTGCTATGCTTGCTCCGTTCCATTACATGCTATGTTTGCTTTCTTTTTACACGCTTAACTTGCAATGTGTCTTCTTTTGCTTCATTGTATGCAACTTTATATTGCATTTTGTATCTTTCAATTCAAAGAAATACATTGGCCGTTATGTATTTGTATACTTTTCAAGCTCGCATTATCCACACATGGATAAAAATGCTAAGAGACGTAAGAGGTATGCGGAAATGCCGCATAGTCAGAAAGCTGACCTGCTCCATCGCCGTCGAGAACGGAACGCTTCAAAGAAGGCAGCCACTGCTGTGCCTTCTTCTGGTGAAACGATCCGTTTTCAAAGACCTGTCGAGAATAGCCGAGATTATTTTAGTAGTACTCCACTAGGATATACTCAGACTGGTGTTGTTTTGGTTGGCGCTGTGGATAGTTCCATCCCAGCTTCTTCATCTTTAAATGACAATAGGGAGAATCTGTTCATTACTCAGTCAGAATATGTTACTTCAGCTTCTTATCCTACGCCAGCCTCTCTTCCGTGGCAACTTGCTCGAGGTATACTTATAATTTGGTTCGCCATCGATTTGCTTTGTTTTTGTAGCCTAATTAGAACTCGCTCGTTTGCTATCAGACTTATCTTGTATAGCATACAGCTGCCTGTGCCTTTGCACTCCATGctttttgcatatttgttttCCGTATTAAACTCCAGTTTAAAAGTTGTCCTTATGTCATTTGAAAAATTGCGTATTTTTCATTACAACAAGGAAGCTTTTGTATTCTCATTGTCACCTGTCTGAAAAAAAGGATCATGCTTAGCTCTTGAACCTTGTAACTTTTTAGACAGAAAACCTTGCTACTCGCTCTTGCAAAGAAGCAACTTGCCTTCTCCTGCTAATCATCATTCCCATTAGCCATGTGTATATACTTCTATCTTCTTTTTGGATCTTTCCAGGTAGGAATCTTCAGCATGTGCCTTCCAGATTATCTCGGCTAGAAAATATTCCAACCCAATCTGCTATTCTTCCTCCTACTCCAAATTGTGAACACTGTGGTGCCAAACGCTTCCCTTCAGAAcctctttctttttgttgcTCTGAAGGTGAAATCTCTGTTGTTGCTCCTGCTATGCCTTATGCTCTTAAACGCCTGTTCATTGGTAATGATGAGGAATGCGAGCACTTTAGGAAGAACTCCCGTACATATAATAATAATGTGACATTCACGTCTTATGGTGCTAAGTATGATCATGAGCTgacaaaaaatacaaaaggGGTTTATACATTTCGAGTCCAGGGCCAGGTGTATCACTTCTTGGATGGTCTAATCTCTCGGTCTGATAAATCCTCGGGAGTTCAGTTATATTTTTTTGACACTGATGAAGAGCAAACAAACAGAGTTCAAAATTCTGATAAGCTTCGGCCGGCCACCCTCAAGCTTTTAATGACAATCCTGCAAGAAAATCCTTATAGGCGGTTTTTTAAAGAACTTAGGCATGTTCAGGCCATTGAGACCCATACTATAGTTCTTAGGTGCTATTCTGGCCTAGATCAGCGTGTCTTTAATCTTCCTACTGCCTCTCAAGTTGCCGCTATATGGACCGAGCCAGATGATGAGTTGGCTGAGAAGAGCCCCCACATTCAGGTTTATAGCCATTCCAACGCAAGTTATAGGGTCCAATCATATTATGCGTGTTACGATCCTGTTCAGTATCCTCTTCTCTTCCCTAGAGGTGAATCTGGTTGGCATCGTAGGATCAAGAGGCTATTCTCAAAAATGAAGAAACCTGATACTGATGACCCAGAAGTTCATGTTGATTTTTCTTCTGCCCAGGATCCTTCTGCCTTATTCCACTTTGAAGATATAGGCATGTCTATTTCTTATATTTATACACTCTTTCTGCTGTCCTACTCTATAAATTTTGCTATAAGATATTgctctttttcccctttttagctGTTCGGCAAAAAACCTCTCAAGACTATACTGTTTCTGCTAGGGAGTACTATTGTTATCGGCTGCAAATAAGAGACAATGATGATTCTATATTGATTCATAGCCTGAGATTATTTCAGCAATTTGTTGTTGGTACATATATAAAAATTGAAACATCTAGACTAGATTTTCATAGAAAGCGGCAAACTGAAATTAGAACAGAGATCCTTCAAGGGGTTCTAGACAGTGTTGCAATAGGCCAAACACAGGGGTCTAGAGTCGGCCGTCGAATTGTATTGCCTGCTTCATTTATTGGCGACCCAAGGGACATGAGAAGAAGATATCTTGATGCAATGACCTTGGTTCAAAAGTACGGCAAGTCTGACATATTTCTTACCATGACTTGCAATCCGATGTGGAAAGAAATTCAGGAGAATCTTCAATACCATGAAAAACCACAGGATAGGCCTGATTTGCTGGCTAGAGTTTTTAGAGCTAAGTTTGAAATGTTAAAGGTTGAGCTCCTTAAGAAACAGATTTTTGGTGAGGTTGCAGCCTGTGTCTATGTTATTGAATTCCAAAAGCGAGGCTTTCCACATGCCCATTTGCTGCTTATTCTTAAATCAGGCTCCAAACTATTGAATCCTGAATCATATGACAAAATTGTTTGTGCTGAAATACCAGACCCTGTGAAGAATAGGCATTTATATTCCCTGGTCATTAAGCATATGATTCATGGCCCCTGTGGTTATAGGGATAAACAAAGCCCGTGCATGAGAGCTGGTAAATGCAAAAATCATTATCCTAAAAATTTTGCTCCTTATACAGTTCATGGTGAGGACAGCTATGCATGTTATAGAAGAAGAGATGATGGCAGAAAAATAAAGGTGCGCAAGCATGAGCTCAACAACCTATGGGTGATACCTTACAGCCCATACTTATTAGCTCTATTTGATTGCCACATCAATGTTGAAATCTGCTCCACTGTTAAGCTTGTTAAGTAcctttacaaatatatttttaaaggtCATGATCTTATCAGCTTTAATCTTGTTGACCAAGGTTCTTCTGGTACCATTGATGAAATTAATTCCTTCCAGCAAGCACGTTGGGTTTCACCTCCGGAAGCTTTGTGGCGAATATATGAATTTCGCCTGACAGAAATGAATCCAGCTGTTTATACCCTCCAAGTCCACCTTCCTGACCAACAATTTGTTTCTTTTGATAAAAGTTCAGATTTGTGGTATCTGTTAAGGAAGATTGATTTTTCAAAGACTATGCTGACTCAGTTTTTCAGAATGAACAAAACCAATGCCACAGCTCAgaatttgaaatgtttatataGAGATTTCCCTCAACACTTTGTGTGGACACCAAAGACAAAGACATGGTCAGAGAGGAGTCGTAGAACGGTCATAGGAAGGCTGGTTACTGTTGAACCTAGAGAAGGAGAAAGATACTATTTAAGACTTTTACTCACACATATTCCAGGTCCGACGTCATTTGATGACTTACTTATGGTTAGAGGTCATAAAACAGCCTCTTTTAGAGAGGCCTGTTTGGAGTTAGACTTGCTTGAATCTGATTCTTACATAGaacaagcattagaggaaacagCTCAATTCCAGATGCCTTATTTGTTAAGGTTTTTATTCGCAATGCTTCTTTTCTATTGCTGACCGAAAGACCCTAAACATCTTTGGCAATCATTCGAAGAACATCTATCTTCTGATTATAAACGAAGTTCAGCTCATCGACATTGCACGCCGATAGAGATCAAAAGAAAAGTTCTTTGGGATATTAATGTAACATTGGAGCACATGGGGAAAACTCTCGATGATTATCattttcttgaagattcctttgCATCTTGCCATGGTGAGCGTCTCACCAAAGAAATTTAAAGTGAAACAACCATACCTATTGATCCAGAAGATCTGCTTCTTGCTCAAAAATTCAATTCTGACCAGAGGCATGCATTTGACTTAATTCTGGATTCAGTATCCTCCTCAAAGGGTCAAGCTTTCTTTGTAGATGGTCCAGGTGGAACCGGGAAAACTTTCTTATATCGGGCGCTTCTTGCTTCTCTCCGCTCACAAGGATATGTCGCAATAGCAGTTGCCACATCTGGTGTTGCGGCATCACTCCTCCCTGGTGGTAGAACTGCACATTCAAGGTTTAAAATCCCTTTggatttttcaaaacaaaaggcttGTCAATTAAGTAAACAAAGCAGTGTTGCAAAACTAATTGTTGATGCTAAATTAATCTTGTGGGATGAAGCTTCGATGGCAAAAAGAGAAGCAATAGAAGCGTTTCATTGTCTTCTTACAGATATAATGGAATCTGATCTGCCATTTGGAGGAAAAACAATTGCTTTTGGCGGTGATTTTCGCCAAACCCTGCCTATTGTTGAACATCTACCTCCACCAGATTTGGTCCAATCAACTCTTTTATGCTCACAT carries:
- the LOC113708416 gene encoding uncharacterized protein — its product is MDKNAKRRKRYAEMPHSQKADLLHRRRERNASKKAATAVPSSGETIRFQRPVENSRDYFSSTPLGYTQTGVVLVGAVDSSIPASSSLNDNRENLFITQSEYVTSASYPTPASLPWQLARGRNLQHVPSRLSRLENIPTQSAILPPTPNCEHCGAKRFPSEPLSFCCSEGEISVVAPAMPYALKRLFIGNDEECEHFRKNSRTYNNNVTFTSYGAKYDHELTKNTKGVYTFRVQGQVYHFLDGLISRSDKSSGVQLYFFDTDEEQTNRVQNSDKLRPATLKLLMTILQENPYRRFFKELRHVQAIETHTIVLRCYSGLDQRVFNLPTASQVAAIWTEPDDELAEKSPHIQVYSHSNASYRVQSYYACYDPVQYPLLFPRGESGWHRRIKRLFSKMKKPDTDDPEVHVDFSSAQDPSALFHFEDIAVRQKTSQDYTVSAREYYCYRLQIRDNDDSILIHSLRLFQQFVVGTYIKIETSRLDFHRKRQTEIRTEILQGVLDSVAIGQTQGSRVGRRIVLPASFIGDPRDMRRRYLDAMTLVQKYGKSDIFLTMTCNPMWKEIQENLQYHEKPQDRPDLLARVFRAKFEMLKVELLKKQIFGEVAACVYVIEFQKRGFPHAHLLLILKSGSKLLNPESYDKIVCAEIPDPVKNRHLYSLVIKHMIHGPCGYRDKQSPCMRAGKCKNHYPKNFAPYTVHGEDSYACYRRRDDGRKIKVRKHELNNLWVIPYSPYLLALFDCHINVEICSTVKLVKYLYKYIFKGHDLISFNLVDQGSSGTIDEINSFQQARWVSPPEALWRIYEFRLTEMNPAVYTLQVHLPDQQFVSFDKSSDLWYLLRKIDFSKTMLTQFFRMNKTNATAQNLKCLYRDFPQHFVWTPKTKTWSERSRRTVIGRLVTVEPREGERYYLRLLLTHIPGPTSFDDLLMVRGHKTASFREACLELDLLESDSYIEQALEETAQFQMPYLLSSAHRHCTPIEIKRKVLWDINVTLEHMGKTLDDYHFLEDSFASCHVSSSKGQAFFVDGPGGTGKTFLYRALLASLRSQGYVAIAVATSGVAASLLPGGRTAHSRFKIPLDFSKQKACQLSKQSSVAKLIVDAKLILWDEASMAKREAIEAFHCLLTDIMESDLPFGGKTIAFGGDFRQTLPIVEHLPPPDLVQSTLLCSHLWSHMCKLQLRTNMRAALDPTFSAFLLRVGEGVEHVDEHSQISLPSHMVIPYHNKQESLDRLLGIIFPDLNLYSCDRYQMINRCVLCPKNYSVDEINEVMIAKFPGCLHRYISCDRTVDRRYQADYQDFLNSLNPKGLPPHQLLLKENCPIMLLRNLNPTEGLCNGTRLICRELAEHTISAEIVSGLHRGKKVFIPKIPLQTSHTEKNGIPFIRTQFPVRLCFAMTINKSQGQTLDYVGIYLREPVFSHGQLYVALSRARNSSAVKVLIASGTSDDVKTDYVLGIVVQSLDVKHINKNGKESVVQKFVIVNKELKVSFYNGVTLSTWFDSAILIDPPIEETGNLKKWARKNSQLLSDLVTDAAYMKFNPDVPLKPDQKITKIILLKPAQKSSWVKVSFSFEHIFQKFWYMGCKKCFRSTTAPHGVVFTCNSCKERHPAEPRYRFDIDLTDTTGTVTASIFGELAETLLTFTALEAMEHFTQNIELPLEKTHAELKQKLFLAHIKPVQSQLADAKQRYTIIYYCETTDRLEYELLDIQEMPDHVLTYNETANSASIASVNEGSSSKVKSCLAKRFEESEGDCSSASPVEAANSPKRAKFS